One window of the Salvelinus sp. IW2-2015 linkage group LG10, ASM291031v2, whole genome shotgun sequence genome contains the following:
- the LOC111969213 gene encoding NADH dehydrogenase [ubiquinone] iron-sulfur protein 3, mitochondrial — MAASLVRFVRGGFSRTLNLANQSPCLVQARSETTETKPTVRPKDAVTHNQLATFGEYVAEMLPKYVQQVQVTCYNELEVMIHPDGVVPVLTFLRDHSNAQFRNMIDLTAVDIPTRQNRFEIVYNLLSLRYNSRIRLKTYTDELTPVDSSVSVHNAANWYEREVWDMYGVFFANHPDLRRILTDYGFEGHPFRKDFPLSGFVEVRYDDEVKRVVAEPVELSQEFRKFDLNSPWEVFPAHREAKAPELPAGDKPADK; from the exons ATGGCGGCATCGTTAGTGCGTTTTGTTCGCGGAGGTTTCAGCAGGACTTTGAATC TTGCCAATCAAAGCCCATGTCTCGTGCAAGCGAGATCCGAGACTACTGAAACAAAAC CCACTGTCAGACCCAAGGATGCGGTCACCCATAACCAACTTGCTACTTTTGGAGAATATGTGGCTGAAATGCTTCCTAAATATGTGCAGCAAGTCCAG GTGACGTGTTACAATGAGTTGGAGGTGATGATCCATCCTGACGGGGTCGTCCCTGTGTTGACCTTTCTGAGAGACCACAGCAACGCTCAGTTCCGAAACATGATTGACCTTACTGCAGTGGACATTCCCACCCGCCAGAATCGCTTTGAG ATTGTGTACAACCTGCTCTCCCTGCGCTACAACTCCCGGATCCGTTTGAAGACCTACACCGACGAGCTCACCCCAGTAGACTCCTCTGTGTCAGTCCACAACGCAGCCAACTGGTACGAGAGGGAG GTGTGGGACATGTATGGAGTTTTCTTCGCCAACCACCCTGACCTGAGACGTATTCTGACAGATTATGGGTTTGAGGGGCATCCATTTAGGAAGGACTTCCCACTGTCTGGATTTGTGGAG GTGCGTTATGATGATGAGGTGAAGCGTGTGGTGGCAGAGCCTGTGGAGCTCTCACAGGAGTTTCGGAAGTTTGACCTGAACAGCCCATGGGAGGTGTTCCCAGCCCACCGTGAGGCCAAGGCACCTGAGCTGCCAGCTGGGGATAAGCCAGCTGACAAGTAA